The Candidatus Bathyarchaeota archaeon nucleotide sequence GAAACAACATAACCGACAATGAATCTGGTATTGAACTCCTTGGTTCTTCAAATAGCAACACAATTTCTGGAAACAACATAACAGCAAACAACATGGTCGGTATCTACCTCGATGAATCTTCAAACAACACCATATCTGGAAACAACATAAGAGCAAACACAGATTATGGCGTGGAACTCTATGGCTCCTCAAATAACAACTCCATTTCTGGAAACACCATAACAGACAGTGACTATGGTTTATGGCTCGAAGGCTCTTTTAACACAATATGTGGAAACGACATATCGAACAACAAAGCCTTTCAAGGTTCTGAAGGCATCTACATTGGCTATTCCGTCAAAAATAACGTTGTTTCTGGAAACAACATAACAAACAACTATTACGGCATAGAGCTCTACGACGACTCAAACAATAACACGATATGTGGAAATAACATCGCAAATAACGAATGGCATGGTTTACACCAACACGCCTCTTCAGACAATTTCATCTGCAACAACAACTTCTTAAACAACACAAACCATGTTCTTTCATCTAACTCAGCGAATATCTGGAATAATGATGTTGAAGGGAACTACTGGAGCAACTATACCGGTTTCGACTTAAACCATGACGGAATTGGCGATACAAACCACACCATCGATGCAAATAACATAGACAATTATCCATTGATGGGGCCCTTCCACAGCTTCAACACTTCAATCTGGAAGTCCATCAACATTATCTCCAACTCCACTGTTGACAGTTTCAGGTATGAATCGTCTAGCACGATACGCTTCCATGTTTCCAACACAACAGCAAACCAAACTCATGGCTTTTGCAGAGTGAGCATACCTTATGAAGTTCTGTCTGAGCCGTTCAATGTAACTATTGATGGAGCTAATCCAACGTACTGGAACTACACCCTCTACGACAACGGAACACACCGATGGATTTACTTTGAATATGAACATTCAACTAAAGAAGTAGTGATAATCCCAGAATTTTCATTCTTCGCAATTCTTCCAATGTTCATGACTGCAACACTGCTGACAGCATTGGCTTACAGAAGAAAACGCCCTTTGGAAGCTTAGCAATCTCCATCTCTTTTTCTTCAAATAAATGATAAGGCAGATTTGAAGCCGCTCTGATTACGTAGAAGAAAGAGGGGAAGGCTGCTGGATTACTTGTGTCCTTATCTTTTCAATGTGTTCGCTGATTAGCTTGCATGTAAACTCTCTTATGATATTGGTATTTTTCCTTACGTTCCTGAAGAATCGTCCTAAGTAGTTCTCTGTCTTTGATAATTCGGTGTCGATTTTTAGTGTTGTGTTGTTTATTTGCTCTATGATTACGTCTAGTTCTCCGCTCATTATAGCCTTCTTCAGCTCTTCAAGTATCTGATCTCGAACCTCGAGTTGGCCGAACTTTGCTGCGTATTCTTCCTCCAAAGTCTTTTTGAGAAGTAGATGCTCCCTCATGAAGATGTAGGCGGGTTCAATGTTCTCTAGTTTGACAATTAGGACGCCGTCTTTCCATACGGTGCTATTTAAGGCATCATCTGGAAGTGTTTTAGTCGCAAGTATCCCGAAACTTGTCCCTTCCTTGTCCATGTATCGCTTGATTTGTTCGACATAGGCCTGTTGCCATTTTCCAGTGTATTTCGATTCTATCACTATCTTCCCCATCGCTTTGCCCCTCTCAATTACCTGGCACTCTACGTCCTCTTCCGATTTCCTTGCCTTCTCTGTCATGAACCTATCCTGTCCAGTCTTAAGCGAAGACAACCTCTTAGCAACAGCTTCCTCCTGCAGCTTCCCCATCACAAGAGGGTTTCCCTTAATCTCCATGATCGATTTTAAGACAAATCGAATTTCCTTCTCCATCTTCTCCTGTATTGACTTTTTGATTTCATCACTTTGTTCGTCTAGAGCTTCTTTGAACCACGCTGGGTTATTGTCGCTCATTGACTGTACGATTTTGAAAGCTACGAACATAGTATGCTGCAGTATGCCCTTTTCCTCAAGCTCACTCATCTGCTTCAGAAGTAT carries:
- a CDS encoding DUF2130 domain-containing protein translates to ILLKQMSELEEKGILQHTMFVAFKIVQSMSDNNPAWFKEALDEQSDEIKKSIQEKMEKEIRFVLKSIMEIKGNPLVMGKLQEEAVAKRLSSLKTGQDRFMTEKARKSEEDVECQVIERGKAMGKIVIESKYTGKWQQAYVEQIKRYMDKEGTSFGILATKTLPDDALNSTVWKDGVLIVKLENIEPAYIFMREHLLLKKTLEEEYAAKFGQLEVRDQILEELKKAIMSGELDVIIEQINNTTLKIDTELSKTENYLGRFFRNVRKNTNIIREFTCKLISEHIEKIRTQVIQQPSPLSST